A window of Candidatus Nitrospira allomarina genomic DNA:
ATCATCTTCTACTAAGAGAATACGCATTGATTTCCCACTGAAAATTAAAATCGGCAGGGGCGGGTGTCCTTCGGCACATTATAGGAGAACTCCCAACAATCCCAAAGTCACGAAGGCATGCGTCCCGTGCGTCTCAATCATCGATTCGGCAATTCCGGCCTCAGCCGCTTCCTCTGCCCGATGGCCGGCCATGGCGGCAGCCCCGCCTCCGAGAAAACCGAGAATGAGAGGCCATAAGGGGCCGTCACGGAAATTCTCACATTTGAGCCAGACTCCTGCGGCATCCAATCGCATACTGGTGAAGAGCGAGGCGTTGGGGAAAGGAACTAACATGGATTGTCATGGCAACTCAAACATGATTTCCCCTGCATGTCGAAAGTGTGGTGAAACGAGAGAAGGCCCCATGCCCTCTTGCGAATGGGGCCTTGCTGGTTTCTTAGGATTTTTCGGGATCCT
This region includes:
- a CDS encoding DUF2231 domain-containing protein, which encodes MLVPFPNASLFTSMRLDAAGVWLKCENFRDGPLWPLILGFLGGGAAAMAGHRAEEAAEAGIAESMIETHGTHAFVTLGLLGVLL